Proteins encoded within one genomic window of Myxococcus virescens:
- a CDS encoding DUF2381 family protein: MHHSVSAVLLSLLLTGGEAALAQSPSSTVGLSIRRIELVSDDVQPAVEVAVSPGLSTMLLFDSEVSREGLMLEGRERFTMVDAGLTTLRLIPSEKISAGERLKLTVRFQDGAAPASATFVLVSHPARSEAHVEVYRRKRSVENYQEEVRQARIEAERCREENERLRAERSVPDGVTGLIATSVLEGRGIDFRDVSKVATLGPGGAAGKSYVRTYRTARRVVVEVGLVSRGDEQPWTAVGATLRGRANGELKVLQVWQSGPAASGAAVQRAVVEAEVASESPQGPFALKLWDADMRRTITLNNITFP, translated from the coding sequence GTGCATCATTCCGTGTCGGCCGTGCTGCTTTCCCTTCTACTCACAGGAGGAGAGGCGGCTCTGGCGCAGTCGCCCTCATCCACCGTAGGGCTGAGCATTCGGCGAATCGAGCTGGTCTCGGATGATGTTCAGCCAGCGGTTGAAGTAGCAGTGAGCCCGGGGCTCTCGACGATGCTTCTCTTTGATTCGGAGGTGAGCCGAGAGGGGCTGATGCTGGAGGGACGCGAGCGCTTCACGATGGTGGACGCTGGGCTCACTACCTTGCGCCTGATTCCGTCTGAGAAAATCTCGGCGGGAGAACGGCTTAAGCTGACTGTGCGTTTCCAGGATGGCGCGGCCCCAGCGAGTGCGACGTTTGTCCTGGTCTCGCATCCCGCACGGTCGGAGGCGCATGTCGAAGTCTATCGACGCAAGAGGAGCGTCGAGAACTACCAGGAAGAAGTCCGTCAGGCGCGCATTGAAGCAGAGAGGTGCAGGGAAGAGAATGAGCGCCTGCGCGCGGAGCGAAGTGTACCCGATGGAGTGACGGGACTCATCGCGACATCAGTCCTGGAAGGCCGCGGCATTGATTTCCGCGACGTGAGCAAGGTTGCCACCCTGGGCCCGGGAGGTGCAGCGGGCAAATCCTATGTCCGTACATACCGTACAGCTCGCAGGGTGGTTGTGGAGGTCGGCCTTGTGTCACGTGGGGATGAGCAACCGTGGACAGCAGTGGGGGCGACGCTCCGGGGCAGAGCCAACGGGGAGCTGAAGGTGCTTCAAGTGTGGCAGTCTGGCCCCGCGGCCTCCGGTGCGGCGGTCCAGCGAGCGGTGGTGGAGGCTGAGGTCGCATCCGAGTCCCCTCAAGGACCCTTCGCGCTCAAGCTCTGGGACGCAGACATGCGCCGCACCATCACCCTGAACAACATCACCTTCCCTTAA